From Canis lupus familiaris isolate Mischka breed German Shepherd chromosome 16, alternate assembly UU_Cfam_GSD_1.0, whole genome shotgun sequence, one genomic window encodes:
- the LOC610578 gene encoding up-regulator of cell proliferation isoform X1: MASPGLEVELLVKGRSDLGEVAPEIKASERRTAVAIGDLEWRDMDADDYGTNEAQDSDFPAAERSRLQEMLSLLGLETYQAQKLSLPDSLQISSESMKNWAPQAPKDLPWNFLRKLQALNAEARNTTMVLDVPPDARPAEKESQMEEEIIYWDAADDIAADIYSFSELPTPDTPVNPLDLLCALLLSSDSFLQQEIVQKMSLCQFALPLVLPDSENHYHTFLLWALRGVMRTWWAQPPRGVGSLREDSAVLSRAPAFAFVRMEVSSNSKSQLLNAVLSAGHRPRDCFWHRDLNVGTNPREIADGLVEVSWFLPSGREDLDVFPEPMAFLNLRGDIGSHWLQFKLLTEVSSAVFILTDNISKKEYKLLSSMKGSATKYYFILSPYRGKRNTNLRFLNRLIPVLKMDHSHVLVKVSSTDSVGFVRRVRSIVAHVARSPCRRLSVEEMAHAARRLGLRVDEDCEECQRAKDRMERITRKIKDSDAYRRDELRLQGEPWRKAAQVEKELCQAQWAGDPPDKGRAELRHRLLELRAQQNGHEPTWGVQEFVAGISGPSLGEKQYFLRWMEWGLARVAPPRPRQPPETIVTLRAKHCGVVDLSELLWPEPLGVEDFLREMGQFYEAESCLVEAGRLPAGQRRFAHFPGLALELLLLGLPLELIDGSTLSTPLRWVTGLLKELHIRLERRSRLVVLSVLGVPGTGKSTLLNTMFGLRFATGQGCGPRGAFMQLVTVAESFSPDLGCDHILVIDSGGLIGGALATAGERFELEASLATLLMGLSNVTVVSLAETRDVPPAILHAFLRLEKTGHMPNYQFVYQNLHDVCAPGPRPRDRRQLPDLPGDASRSAAQMEKQGGGIRTLADLAFCDPEKQHVWHIPGLWHGIPPMAAVSLGYSEAIFELKRCLLENIRNGLSNQNKNIQQLIELVRRL, from the exons ATTTGGAATGGAGAGACATGGACGCAGATGACT atGGTACAAATGAGGCTCAGGACAGTGACTTTCCAGCAG cGGAGAGGAGCAGGCTGCAGGAAATGCTGTCGCTTTTGGGGCTGGAGACCTATCAGGCCCAGAAGCTCAGCCTCCCGGACTCTCTGCAAATCAGCAGTGAGAGCATGAAGAACTGGGCGCCTCAGGCTCCCAAGGACTTGCCCTGGAATTTCCTCAGGAAGCTGCAGGCCCTCAACGCTGAAGCCAGGAACACCACCATGGTGCTGGACGTGCCCCCAGATGCCAGGCCCGCGGAGAAGGAGAGCCAGATGGAGGAGGAGATTATCTACTGGGATGCAGCCGATGACATCGCCGCAGACATCTATTCCTTCTCTGAGTTGCCGACGCCCGACACCCCTGTGAACCCCTTGGACCTTCTCTGTGCCCTTCTGCTGTCCTCAGATAGTTTCCTGCAGCAAGAGATCGTGCAAAAAATGTCTCTGTGCCAGTTTGCACTCCCCCTCGTTTTGCCCGACTCAGAGAACCACTACCACACGTTTCTGCTGTGGGCCTTGAGGGGTGTCATGCGGACGTGGTGGGCACAGCCCCCACGGGGGGTGGGCAGCCTCAGAGAAGACAGCGCCGTCCTGTCGCGGGCACCCGCCTTCGCCTTCGTGCGCATGGAGGTCAGCAGCAACTCCAAGTCCCAGCTGCTCAATGCTGTGCTCAGCGCAGGCCACAGGCCACGGGACTGCTTCTGGCACCGCGACCTGAACGTGGGCACCAACCCTCGGGAGATCGCAGACGGGCTGGTGGAAGTGTCCTGGTTCCTTCCCAGTGGCAGGGAGGACCTGGACGTCTTCCCTGAGCCCATGGCCTTTCTGAACCTGCGGGGCGACATCGGGTCTCACTGGCTGCAGTTTAAGCTCTTGACAGAAGTGTCCTCGGCCGTGTTCATCTTGACCGACAACATCAGCAAGAAGGAGTACAAGCTACTCTCCTCCATGAAGGGCTCGGCCACGAAATACTACTTCATCCTGAGCCCGTACCGTGGGAAGCGGAACACGAACCTGCGATTTCTCAACAGGCTCATCCCGGTGCTGAAGATGGACCACTCGCACGTCCTGGTGAAGGTGAGCAGCACGGACAGTGTGGGCTTCGTGCGCCGGGTCCGCTCCATTGTGGCGCACGTGGCCCGGTCCCCCTGCCGCAGGCTGTCTGTGGAGGAAATGGCCCATGCAGCCCGCAGGCTGGGGCTTAGGGTGGATGAGGACTGTGAGGAGTGTCAGCGGGCTAAGGACCGGATGGAGCGCATCACCAGGAAAATCAAAGACTCTGATGCCTACCGAAGGGATGAGCTGAGGCTGCAGGGGGAGCCGTGGAGGAAGGCGGCCCAGGTGGAGAAGGAGCTGTGCCAGGCCCAGTGGGCCGGGGACCCCCCGGACAAGGGCAGGGCCGAGCTCAGACACCGGCTGCTGGAGCTCCGAGCACAGCAGAACGGCCACGAGCCCACCTGGGGAGTGCAGGAGTTCGTTGCTGGCATCAGTGGCCCCTCCCTGGGGGAGAAGCAGTACTTCCTGAGGTGGATGGAGTGGGGGCTGGCCCGGGTGGCCCCGCCAAGGCCAAGACAGCCTCCAGAGACCATTGTGACCCTGAGAGCAAAACACTGTGGGGTCGTGGACCTGAGTGAGCTGCTGTGGCCCGAGCCCCTGGGGGTGGAGGACTTCCTGCGGGAGATGGGACAGTTTTACGAGGCCGAGAGCTGCCtcgtggaggcagggaggctgccGGCAGGCCAGCGGCGCTTTGCCCACTTCCCAGGCTTGGCcttggagctgctgctgctggggcttCCCTTGGAGCTGATCGATGGGAGCACGCTGAGCACTCCCCTGCGCTGGGTCACCGGGCTCCTCAAGGAGCTGCACATCCGCCTGGAGCGGAGGTCGCGACTGGTGGTCCTGTCGGTGCTGGGTGTGCCAGGCACGGGCAAATCCACGCTTCTCAACACCATGTTTGGGCTGCGCTTTGCCACAGGGCAGGGCTGCGGTCCCCGAGGGGCCTTCATGCAGCTGGTCACGGTGGCTGAGAGCTTCAGCCCGGACCTGGGCTGTGACCACATCTTGGTGATAGACTCAGGGGGCCTGATCGGCGGGGCACTGGCCACGGCCGGGGAGAGGTTTGAGCTGGAGGCCTCCCTGGCCACTCTGCTCATGGGGCTGAGCAATGTCACTGTGGTCAGCTTAGCCGAGACCAGGGACGTACCCCCGGCCATTCTGCACGCGTTTCTGAGGCTGGAAAAAACGGGGCACATGCCCAACTATCAGTTTGTGTACCAGAATCTTCATGATGTGTGTGCGCCTGGCCCCAGGCCACGAGACAGGAGGCAGCTCCCAGATCTGCCCGGGGACGCGAGCAGATCTGCGGCGCAAATGGAGAAACAGGGCGGTGGCATCCGGACGCTGGCTGACCTGGCCTTCTGTGACCCTGAGAAGCAGCACGTTTGGCACATCCCGGGCCTGTGGCATGGGATACCTCCCATGGCCGCTGTGAGTTTGGGGTACAGCGAGGCCATTTTCGAGTTAAAGAGATGCCTCCTGGAAAACATAAGGAATGGCCTGtccaaccaaaacaaaaacatccagcAGCTCATTGAGCTGGTCAGACGGCTCTGA
- the LOC610578 gene encoding up-regulator of cell proliferation isoform X2 encodes MASPGRSDLGEVAPEIKASERRTAVAIGDLEWRDMDADDYGTNEAQDSDFPAAERSRLQEMLSLLGLETYQAQKLSLPDSLQISSESMKNWAPQAPKDLPWNFLRKLQALNAEARNTTMVLDVPPDARPAEKESQMEEEIIYWDAADDIAADIYSFSELPTPDTPVNPLDLLCALLLSSDSFLQQEIVQKMSLCQFALPLVLPDSENHYHTFLLWALRGVMRTWWAQPPRGVGSLREDSAVLSRAPAFAFVRMEVSSNSKSQLLNAVLSAGHRPRDCFWHRDLNVGTNPREIADGLVEVSWFLPSGREDLDVFPEPMAFLNLRGDIGSHWLQFKLLTEVSSAVFILTDNISKKEYKLLSSMKGSATKYYFILSPYRGKRNTNLRFLNRLIPVLKMDHSHVLVKVSSTDSVGFVRRVRSIVAHVARSPCRRLSVEEMAHAARRLGLRVDEDCEECQRAKDRMERITRKIKDSDAYRRDELRLQGEPWRKAAQVEKELCQAQWAGDPPDKGRAELRHRLLELRAQQNGHEPTWGVQEFVAGISGPSLGEKQYFLRWMEWGLARVAPPRPRQPPETIVTLRAKHCGVVDLSELLWPEPLGVEDFLREMGQFYEAESCLVEAGRLPAGQRRFAHFPGLALELLLLGLPLELIDGSTLSTPLRWVTGLLKELHIRLERRSRLVVLSVLGVPGTGKSTLLNTMFGLRFATGQGCGPRGAFMQLVTVAESFSPDLGCDHILVIDSGGLIGGALATAGERFELEASLATLLMGLSNVTVVSLAETRDVPPAILHAFLRLEKTGHMPNYQFVYQNLHDVCAPGPRPRDRRQLPDLPGDASRSAAQMEKQGGGIRTLADLAFCDPEKQHVWHIPGLWHGIPPMAAVSLGYSEAIFELKRCLLENIRNGLSNQNKNIQQLIELVRRL; translated from the exons ATTTGGAATGGAGAGACATGGACGCAGATGACT atGGTACAAATGAGGCTCAGGACAGTGACTTTCCAGCAG cGGAGAGGAGCAGGCTGCAGGAAATGCTGTCGCTTTTGGGGCTGGAGACCTATCAGGCCCAGAAGCTCAGCCTCCCGGACTCTCTGCAAATCAGCAGTGAGAGCATGAAGAACTGGGCGCCTCAGGCTCCCAAGGACTTGCCCTGGAATTTCCTCAGGAAGCTGCAGGCCCTCAACGCTGAAGCCAGGAACACCACCATGGTGCTGGACGTGCCCCCAGATGCCAGGCCCGCGGAGAAGGAGAGCCAGATGGAGGAGGAGATTATCTACTGGGATGCAGCCGATGACATCGCCGCAGACATCTATTCCTTCTCTGAGTTGCCGACGCCCGACACCCCTGTGAACCCCTTGGACCTTCTCTGTGCCCTTCTGCTGTCCTCAGATAGTTTCCTGCAGCAAGAGATCGTGCAAAAAATGTCTCTGTGCCAGTTTGCACTCCCCCTCGTTTTGCCCGACTCAGAGAACCACTACCACACGTTTCTGCTGTGGGCCTTGAGGGGTGTCATGCGGACGTGGTGGGCACAGCCCCCACGGGGGGTGGGCAGCCTCAGAGAAGACAGCGCCGTCCTGTCGCGGGCACCCGCCTTCGCCTTCGTGCGCATGGAGGTCAGCAGCAACTCCAAGTCCCAGCTGCTCAATGCTGTGCTCAGCGCAGGCCACAGGCCACGGGACTGCTTCTGGCACCGCGACCTGAACGTGGGCACCAACCCTCGGGAGATCGCAGACGGGCTGGTGGAAGTGTCCTGGTTCCTTCCCAGTGGCAGGGAGGACCTGGACGTCTTCCCTGAGCCCATGGCCTTTCTGAACCTGCGGGGCGACATCGGGTCTCACTGGCTGCAGTTTAAGCTCTTGACAGAAGTGTCCTCGGCCGTGTTCATCTTGACCGACAACATCAGCAAGAAGGAGTACAAGCTACTCTCCTCCATGAAGGGCTCGGCCACGAAATACTACTTCATCCTGAGCCCGTACCGTGGGAAGCGGAACACGAACCTGCGATTTCTCAACAGGCTCATCCCGGTGCTGAAGATGGACCACTCGCACGTCCTGGTGAAGGTGAGCAGCACGGACAGTGTGGGCTTCGTGCGCCGGGTCCGCTCCATTGTGGCGCACGTGGCCCGGTCCCCCTGCCGCAGGCTGTCTGTGGAGGAAATGGCCCATGCAGCCCGCAGGCTGGGGCTTAGGGTGGATGAGGACTGTGAGGAGTGTCAGCGGGCTAAGGACCGGATGGAGCGCATCACCAGGAAAATCAAAGACTCTGATGCCTACCGAAGGGATGAGCTGAGGCTGCAGGGGGAGCCGTGGAGGAAGGCGGCCCAGGTGGAGAAGGAGCTGTGCCAGGCCCAGTGGGCCGGGGACCCCCCGGACAAGGGCAGGGCCGAGCTCAGACACCGGCTGCTGGAGCTCCGAGCACAGCAGAACGGCCACGAGCCCACCTGGGGAGTGCAGGAGTTCGTTGCTGGCATCAGTGGCCCCTCCCTGGGGGAGAAGCAGTACTTCCTGAGGTGGATGGAGTGGGGGCTGGCCCGGGTGGCCCCGCCAAGGCCAAGACAGCCTCCAGAGACCATTGTGACCCTGAGAGCAAAACACTGTGGGGTCGTGGACCTGAGTGAGCTGCTGTGGCCCGAGCCCCTGGGGGTGGAGGACTTCCTGCGGGAGATGGGACAGTTTTACGAGGCCGAGAGCTGCCtcgtggaggcagggaggctgccGGCAGGCCAGCGGCGCTTTGCCCACTTCCCAGGCTTGGCcttggagctgctgctgctggggcttCCCTTGGAGCTGATCGATGGGAGCACGCTGAGCACTCCCCTGCGCTGGGTCACCGGGCTCCTCAAGGAGCTGCACATCCGCCTGGAGCGGAGGTCGCGACTGGTGGTCCTGTCGGTGCTGGGTGTGCCAGGCACGGGCAAATCCACGCTTCTCAACACCATGTTTGGGCTGCGCTTTGCCACAGGGCAGGGCTGCGGTCCCCGAGGGGCCTTCATGCAGCTGGTCACGGTGGCTGAGAGCTTCAGCCCGGACCTGGGCTGTGACCACATCTTGGTGATAGACTCAGGGGGCCTGATCGGCGGGGCACTGGCCACGGCCGGGGAGAGGTTTGAGCTGGAGGCCTCCCTGGCCACTCTGCTCATGGGGCTGAGCAATGTCACTGTGGTCAGCTTAGCCGAGACCAGGGACGTACCCCCGGCCATTCTGCACGCGTTTCTGAGGCTGGAAAAAACGGGGCACATGCCCAACTATCAGTTTGTGTACCAGAATCTTCATGATGTGTGTGCGCCTGGCCCCAGGCCACGAGACAGGAGGCAGCTCCCAGATCTGCCCGGGGACGCGAGCAGATCTGCGGCGCAAATGGAGAAACAGGGCGGTGGCATCCGGACGCTGGCTGACCTGGCCTTCTGTGACCCTGAGAAGCAGCACGTTTGGCACATCCCGGGCCTGTGGCATGGGATACCTCCCATGGCCGCTGTGAGTTTGGGGTACAGCGAGGCCATTTTCGAGTTAAAGAGATGCCTCCTGGAAAACATAAGGAATGGCCTGtccaaccaaaacaaaaacatccagcAGCTCATTGAGCTGGTCAGACGGCTCTGA
- the LOC610578 gene encoding up-regulator of cell proliferation isoform X3: MASPGLEVELLVKGRSDLGEVAPEIKASERRTAVAIGDLEWRDMDADDSERSRLQEMLSLLGLETYQAQKLSLPDSLQISSESMKNWAPQAPKDLPWNFLRKLQALNAEARNTTMVLDVPPDARPAEKESQMEEEIIYWDAADDIAADIYSFSELPTPDTPVNPLDLLCALLLSSDSFLQQEIVQKMSLCQFALPLVLPDSENHYHTFLLWALRGVMRTWWAQPPRGVGSLREDSAVLSRAPAFAFVRMEVSSNSKSQLLNAVLSAGHRPRDCFWHRDLNVGTNPREIADGLVEVSWFLPSGREDLDVFPEPMAFLNLRGDIGSHWLQFKLLTEVSSAVFILTDNISKKEYKLLSSMKGSATKYYFILSPYRGKRNTNLRFLNRLIPVLKMDHSHVLVKVSSTDSVGFVRRVRSIVAHVARSPCRRLSVEEMAHAARRLGLRVDEDCEECQRAKDRMERITRKIKDSDAYRRDELRLQGEPWRKAAQVEKELCQAQWAGDPPDKGRAELRHRLLELRAQQNGHEPTWGVQEFVAGISGPSLGEKQYFLRWMEWGLARVAPPRPRQPPETIVTLRAKHCGVVDLSELLWPEPLGVEDFLREMGQFYEAESCLVEAGRLPAGQRRFAHFPGLALELLLLGLPLELIDGSTLSTPLRWVTGLLKELHIRLERRSRLVVLSVLGVPGTGKSTLLNTMFGLRFATGQGCGPRGAFMQLVTVAESFSPDLGCDHILVIDSGGLIGGALATAGERFELEASLATLLMGLSNVTVVSLAETRDVPPAILHAFLRLEKTGHMPNYQFVYQNLHDVCAPGPRPRDRRQLPDLPGDASRSAAQMEKQGGGIRTLADLAFCDPEKQHVWHIPGLWHGIPPMAAVSLGYSEAIFELKRCLLENIRNGLSNQNKNIQQLIELVRRL, from the exons ATTTGGAATGGAGAGACATGGACGCAGATGACT cGGAGAGGAGCAGGCTGCAGGAAATGCTGTCGCTTTTGGGGCTGGAGACCTATCAGGCCCAGAAGCTCAGCCTCCCGGACTCTCTGCAAATCAGCAGTGAGAGCATGAAGAACTGGGCGCCTCAGGCTCCCAAGGACTTGCCCTGGAATTTCCTCAGGAAGCTGCAGGCCCTCAACGCTGAAGCCAGGAACACCACCATGGTGCTGGACGTGCCCCCAGATGCCAGGCCCGCGGAGAAGGAGAGCCAGATGGAGGAGGAGATTATCTACTGGGATGCAGCCGATGACATCGCCGCAGACATCTATTCCTTCTCTGAGTTGCCGACGCCCGACACCCCTGTGAACCCCTTGGACCTTCTCTGTGCCCTTCTGCTGTCCTCAGATAGTTTCCTGCAGCAAGAGATCGTGCAAAAAATGTCTCTGTGCCAGTTTGCACTCCCCCTCGTTTTGCCCGACTCAGAGAACCACTACCACACGTTTCTGCTGTGGGCCTTGAGGGGTGTCATGCGGACGTGGTGGGCACAGCCCCCACGGGGGGTGGGCAGCCTCAGAGAAGACAGCGCCGTCCTGTCGCGGGCACCCGCCTTCGCCTTCGTGCGCATGGAGGTCAGCAGCAACTCCAAGTCCCAGCTGCTCAATGCTGTGCTCAGCGCAGGCCACAGGCCACGGGACTGCTTCTGGCACCGCGACCTGAACGTGGGCACCAACCCTCGGGAGATCGCAGACGGGCTGGTGGAAGTGTCCTGGTTCCTTCCCAGTGGCAGGGAGGACCTGGACGTCTTCCCTGAGCCCATGGCCTTTCTGAACCTGCGGGGCGACATCGGGTCTCACTGGCTGCAGTTTAAGCTCTTGACAGAAGTGTCCTCGGCCGTGTTCATCTTGACCGACAACATCAGCAAGAAGGAGTACAAGCTACTCTCCTCCATGAAGGGCTCGGCCACGAAATACTACTTCATCCTGAGCCCGTACCGTGGGAAGCGGAACACGAACCTGCGATTTCTCAACAGGCTCATCCCGGTGCTGAAGATGGACCACTCGCACGTCCTGGTGAAGGTGAGCAGCACGGACAGTGTGGGCTTCGTGCGCCGGGTCCGCTCCATTGTGGCGCACGTGGCCCGGTCCCCCTGCCGCAGGCTGTCTGTGGAGGAAATGGCCCATGCAGCCCGCAGGCTGGGGCTTAGGGTGGATGAGGACTGTGAGGAGTGTCAGCGGGCTAAGGACCGGATGGAGCGCATCACCAGGAAAATCAAAGACTCTGATGCCTACCGAAGGGATGAGCTGAGGCTGCAGGGGGAGCCGTGGAGGAAGGCGGCCCAGGTGGAGAAGGAGCTGTGCCAGGCCCAGTGGGCCGGGGACCCCCCGGACAAGGGCAGGGCCGAGCTCAGACACCGGCTGCTGGAGCTCCGAGCACAGCAGAACGGCCACGAGCCCACCTGGGGAGTGCAGGAGTTCGTTGCTGGCATCAGTGGCCCCTCCCTGGGGGAGAAGCAGTACTTCCTGAGGTGGATGGAGTGGGGGCTGGCCCGGGTGGCCCCGCCAAGGCCAAGACAGCCTCCAGAGACCATTGTGACCCTGAGAGCAAAACACTGTGGGGTCGTGGACCTGAGTGAGCTGCTGTGGCCCGAGCCCCTGGGGGTGGAGGACTTCCTGCGGGAGATGGGACAGTTTTACGAGGCCGAGAGCTGCCtcgtggaggcagggaggctgccGGCAGGCCAGCGGCGCTTTGCCCACTTCCCAGGCTTGGCcttggagctgctgctgctggggcttCCCTTGGAGCTGATCGATGGGAGCACGCTGAGCACTCCCCTGCGCTGGGTCACCGGGCTCCTCAAGGAGCTGCACATCCGCCTGGAGCGGAGGTCGCGACTGGTGGTCCTGTCGGTGCTGGGTGTGCCAGGCACGGGCAAATCCACGCTTCTCAACACCATGTTTGGGCTGCGCTTTGCCACAGGGCAGGGCTGCGGTCCCCGAGGGGCCTTCATGCAGCTGGTCACGGTGGCTGAGAGCTTCAGCCCGGACCTGGGCTGTGACCACATCTTGGTGATAGACTCAGGGGGCCTGATCGGCGGGGCACTGGCCACGGCCGGGGAGAGGTTTGAGCTGGAGGCCTCCCTGGCCACTCTGCTCATGGGGCTGAGCAATGTCACTGTGGTCAGCTTAGCCGAGACCAGGGACGTACCCCCGGCCATTCTGCACGCGTTTCTGAGGCTGGAAAAAACGGGGCACATGCCCAACTATCAGTTTGTGTACCAGAATCTTCATGATGTGTGTGCGCCTGGCCCCAGGCCACGAGACAGGAGGCAGCTCCCAGATCTGCCCGGGGACGCGAGCAGATCTGCGGCGCAAATGGAGAAACAGGGCGGTGGCATCCGGACGCTGGCTGACCTGGCCTTCTGTGACCCTGAGAAGCAGCACGTTTGGCACATCCCGGGCCTGTGGCATGGGATACCTCCCATGGCCGCTGTGAGTTTGGGGTACAGCGAGGCCATTTTCGAGTTAAAGAGATGCCTCCTGGAAAACATAAGGAATGGCCTGtccaaccaaaacaaaaacatccagcAGCTCATTGAGCTGGTCAGACGGCTCTGA
- the LOC610578 gene encoding up-regulator of cell proliferation isoform X4, translating into MASPGRSDLGEVAPEIKASERRTAVAIGDLEWRDMDADDSERSRLQEMLSLLGLETYQAQKLSLPDSLQISSESMKNWAPQAPKDLPWNFLRKLQALNAEARNTTMVLDVPPDARPAEKESQMEEEIIYWDAADDIAADIYSFSELPTPDTPVNPLDLLCALLLSSDSFLQQEIVQKMSLCQFALPLVLPDSENHYHTFLLWALRGVMRTWWAQPPRGVGSLREDSAVLSRAPAFAFVRMEVSSNSKSQLLNAVLSAGHRPRDCFWHRDLNVGTNPREIADGLVEVSWFLPSGREDLDVFPEPMAFLNLRGDIGSHWLQFKLLTEVSSAVFILTDNISKKEYKLLSSMKGSATKYYFILSPYRGKRNTNLRFLNRLIPVLKMDHSHVLVKVSSTDSVGFVRRVRSIVAHVARSPCRRLSVEEMAHAARRLGLRVDEDCEECQRAKDRMERITRKIKDSDAYRRDELRLQGEPWRKAAQVEKELCQAQWAGDPPDKGRAELRHRLLELRAQQNGHEPTWGVQEFVAGISGPSLGEKQYFLRWMEWGLARVAPPRPRQPPETIVTLRAKHCGVVDLSELLWPEPLGVEDFLREMGQFYEAESCLVEAGRLPAGQRRFAHFPGLALELLLLGLPLELIDGSTLSTPLRWVTGLLKELHIRLERRSRLVVLSVLGVPGTGKSTLLNTMFGLRFATGQGCGPRGAFMQLVTVAESFSPDLGCDHILVIDSGGLIGGALATAGERFELEASLATLLMGLSNVTVVSLAETRDVPPAILHAFLRLEKTGHMPNYQFVYQNLHDVCAPGPRPRDRRQLPDLPGDASRSAAQMEKQGGGIRTLADLAFCDPEKQHVWHIPGLWHGIPPMAAVSLGYSEAIFELKRCLLENIRNGLSNQNKNIQQLIELVRRL; encoded by the exons ATTTGGAATGGAGAGACATGGACGCAGATGACT cGGAGAGGAGCAGGCTGCAGGAAATGCTGTCGCTTTTGGGGCTGGAGACCTATCAGGCCCAGAAGCTCAGCCTCCCGGACTCTCTGCAAATCAGCAGTGAGAGCATGAAGAACTGGGCGCCTCAGGCTCCCAAGGACTTGCCCTGGAATTTCCTCAGGAAGCTGCAGGCCCTCAACGCTGAAGCCAGGAACACCACCATGGTGCTGGACGTGCCCCCAGATGCCAGGCCCGCGGAGAAGGAGAGCCAGATGGAGGAGGAGATTATCTACTGGGATGCAGCCGATGACATCGCCGCAGACATCTATTCCTTCTCTGAGTTGCCGACGCCCGACACCCCTGTGAACCCCTTGGACCTTCTCTGTGCCCTTCTGCTGTCCTCAGATAGTTTCCTGCAGCAAGAGATCGTGCAAAAAATGTCTCTGTGCCAGTTTGCACTCCCCCTCGTTTTGCCCGACTCAGAGAACCACTACCACACGTTTCTGCTGTGGGCCTTGAGGGGTGTCATGCGGACGTGGTGGGCACAGCCCCCACGGGGGGTGGGCAGCCTCAGAGAAGACAGCGCCGTCCTGTCGCGGGCACCCGCCTTCGCCTTCGTGCGCATGGAGGTCAGCAGCAACTCCAAGTCCCAGCTGCTCAATGCTGTGCTCAGCGCAGGCCACAGGCCACGGGACTGCTTCTGGCACCGCGACCTGAACGTGGGCACCAACCCTCGGGAGATCGCAGACGGGCTGGTGGAAGTGTCCTGGTTCCTTCCCAGTGGCAGGGAGGACCTGGACGTCTTCCCTGAGCCCATGGCCTTTCTGAACCTGCGGGGCGACATCGGGTCTCACTGGCTGCAGTTTAAGCTCTTGACAGAAGTGTCCTCGGCCGTGTTCATCTTGACCGACAACATCAGCAAGAAGGAGTACAAGCTACTCTCCTCCATGAAGGGCTCGGCCACGAAATACTACTTCATCCTGAGCCCGTACCGTGGGAAGCGGAACACGAACCTGCGATTTCTCAACAGGCTCATCCCGGTGCTGAAGATGGACCACTCGCACGTCCTGGTGAAGGTGAGCAGCACGGACAGTGTGGGCTTCGTGCGCCGGGTCCGCTCCATTGTGGCGCACGTGGCCCGGTCCCCCTGCCGCAGGCTGTCTGTGGAGGAAATGGCCCATGCAGCCCGCAGGCTGGGGCTTAGGGTGGATGAGGACTGTGAGGAGTGTCAGCGGGCTAAGGACCGGATGGAGCGCATCACCAGGAAAATCAAAGACTCTGATGCCTACCGAAGGGATGAGCTGAGGCTGCAGGGGGAGCCGTGGAGGAAGGCGGCCCAGGTGGAGAAGGAGCTGTGCCAGGCCCAGTGGGCCGGGGACCCCCCGGACAAGGGCAGGGCCGAGCTCAGACACCGGCTGCTGGAGCTCCGAGCACAGCAGAACGGCCACGAGCCCACCTGGGGAGTGCAGGAGTTCGTTGCTGGCATCAGTGGCCCCTCCCTGGGGGAGAAGCAGTACTTCCTGAGGTGGATGGAGTGGGGGCTGGCCCGGGTGGCCCCGCCAAGGCCAAGACAGCCTCCAGAGACCATTGTGACCCTGAGAGCAAAACACTGTGGGGTCGTGGACCTGAGTGAGCTGCTGTGGCCCGAGCCCCTGGGGGTGGAGGACTTCCTGCGGGAGATGGGACAGTTTTACGAGGCCGAGAGCTGCCtcgtggaggcagggaggctgccGGCAGGCCAGCGGCGCTTTGCCCACTTCCCAGGCTTGGCcttggagctgctgctgctggggcttCCCTTGGAGCTGATCGATGGGAGCACGCTGAGCACTCCCCTGCGCTGGGTCACCGGGCTCCTCAAGGAGCTGCACATCCGCCTGGAGCGGAGGTCGCGACTGGTGGTCCTGTCGGTGCTGGGTGTGCCAGGCACGGGCAAATCCACGCTTCTCAACACCATGTTTGGGCTGCGCTTTGCCACAGGGCAGGGCTGCGGTCCCCGAGGGGCCTTCATGCAGCTGGTCACGGTGGCTGAGAGCTTCAGCCCGGACCTGGGCTGTGACCACATCTTGGTGATAGACTCAGGGGGCCTGATCGGCGGGGCACTGGCCACGGCCGGGGAGAGGTTTGAGCTGGAGGCCTCCCTGGCCACTCTGCTCATGGGGCTGAGCAATGTCACTGTGGTCAGCTTAGCCGAGACCAGGGACGTACCCCCGGCCATTCTGCACGCGTTTCTGAGGCTGGAAAAAACGGGGCACATGCCCAACTATCAGTTTGTGTACCAGAATCTTCATGATGTGTGTGCGCCTGGCCCCAGGCCACGAGACAGGAGGCAGCTCCCAGATCTGCCCGGGGACGCGAGCAGATCTGCGGCGCAAATGGAGAAACAGGGCGGTGGCATCCGGACGCTGGCTGACCTGGCCTTCTGTGACCCTGAGAAGCAGCACGTTTGGCACATCCCGGGCCTGTGGCATGGGATACCTCCCATGGCCGCTGTGAGTTTGGGGTACAGCGAGGCCATTTTCGAGTTAAAGAGATGCCTCCTGGAAAACATAAGGAATGGCCTGtccaaccaaaacaaaaacatccagcAGCTCATTGAGCTGGTCAGACGGCTCTGA